One genomic window of Candidatus Didemnitutus sp. includes the following:
- a CDS encoding NADH-quinone oxidoreductase subunit J, whose protein sequence is MTPALLLIAFVTLAAAAVAMALRNLIHSALLFIASWAGLAALYLWSGAQFVAFAQILVYVGAISMVVLFAVLLTKQGGDLGPVEPAGLSRAMLAIIAAGGVAGVLIGAILGTPLDTAQAAPASFTVRQLGEQLMGKHAVSLLITGLILTVALLGAVVIAAQDKEDAS, encoded by the coding sequence ATGACACCCGCGCTGCTCCTCATCGCCTTCGTCACGCTCGCCGCCGCCGCGGTCGCGATGGCGTTGCGCAACCTGATCCACAGCGCGTTGCTGTTCATCGCCAGCTGGGCCGGCCTCGCCGCGCTCTACCTCTGGTCGGGCGCGCAGTTCGTGGCCTTCGCACAGATCCTCGTCTACGTCGGCGCCATCTCGATGGTCGTGCTCTTCGCCGTGCTGCTCACCAAGCAAGGCGGCGACCTCGGCCCGGTCGAACCCGCCGGCCTCTCGCGCGCCATGCTCGCGATCATCGCCGCCGGCGGCGTCGCGGGCGTGCTGATCGGCGCCATCCTCGGCACGCCGCTCGACACCGCGCAGGCCGCTCCGGCCTCCTTCACCGTCCGCCAGCTCGGCGAACAACTCATGGGCAAGCACGCTGTCTCGCTTCTCATCACCGGCCTCATCCTCACCGTCGCGCTGCTCGGCGCCGTGGTGATCGCCGCGCAGGACAAGGAGGACGCGTCGTGA